In a single window of the Carnobacterium gallinarum DSM 4847 genome:
- a CDS encoding ATP-binding cassette domain-containing protein: MDELVLATYDLAKYFKNELVVDHVSLTIKRGDIYGFVGQNGAGKTTTLEMIADLIKPDFGNIQLFNSLNESQKRREMKRMAVLIGEPVYFPNLTAKENLTFFCYQHGIAETNMVDRALIKMGLDPFDKKKASSFSLGMKQRLGLAYIFMHPADFIILDEPTNGLDSSTIISLRNLILELNQKYQVTFLITSHLLAELETIATKYGFIYRGRLIEEINQQTLVEKLQPRIHIVPADIEKVIVLLETLVDSADFEVLSLGKIVVKSDKTNLEELSLLFYNEQLYIKEIYEEKPTLEHYFNHLMQEEQRKEE, encoded by the coding sequence TTGGATGAATTAGTTTTAGCAACTTATGATTTAGCAAAATACTTTAAAAATGAATTAGTTGTAGATCATGTTTCTTTGACAATTAAACGTGGTGATATTTATGGTTTTGTTGGTCAAAATGGAGCTGGAAAAACAACGACTTTAGAAATGATTGCTGATTTAATTAAGCCAGATTTCGGTAACATTCAGCTATTTAATAGTTTGAACGAATCACAAAAAAGACGTGAAATGAAACGAATGGCGGTTCTAATTGGTGAACCCGTCTACTTTCCAAATCTAACAGCTAAGGAAAACTTAACTTTTTTTTGCTATCAACATGGAATTGCTGAAACCAATATGGTTGATCGAGCGTTGATAAAAATGGGGTTGGATCCATTTGATAAGAAAAAAGCATCCTCCTTTTCTTTAGGTATGAAACAACGGCTTGGCTTAGCTTATATCTTTATGCACCCGGCAGATTTCATTATTTTAGATGAACCAACAAATGGTCTAGATTCTTCAACTATTATTAGTTTACGTAATTTAATCTTGGAATTAAATCAAAAATATCAAGTTACTTTTTTGATTACTAGCCATCTGTTAGCTGAGCTTGAAACAATTGCAACTAAATATGGTTTTATTTATCGTGGGCGTCTAATTGAAGAAATTAATCAGCAAACACTAGTAGAAAAACTGCAACCACGAATTCACATTGTTCCTGCAGACATCGAAAAAGTGATTGTTTTACTAGAAACTTTGGTAGATTCAGCTGATTTTGAAGTTCTATCCTTGGGGAAAATCGTTGTAAAATCTGATAAAACCAACTTGGAGGAATTAAGTTTATTATTCTATAATGAACAGTTATATATTAAAGAAATCTATGAAGAAAAACCAACTTTGGAACATTATTTTAATCATCTTATGCAAGAAGAACAGAGAAAGGAGGAGTAA
- a CDS encoding pyruvate, water dikinase regulatory protein: MKNEKEQFIYVISDSVGETANKLTQAAMAQFPENEFTVSRYPFVRGEGTLLSILDNARKENAMIVHTLITDDLSTIARDYCQENELFCFDLLNPMVDEIFKRTGTIPTKEPGALHQLNDNYFHRISAIEFAVKYDDGKDPKGFLEADIVILGVSRTSKTPLSMFLANKNLKVANLPLIPESHIPDQLWKVNAKKIVGLTNDPELLNSIRRERMIAYGLNPDTAYSDKDRINEELEFAQNLYDKLGCLVINVSTKSIEETAAIILETLQLDDMSYDN; this comes from the coding sequence ATGAAAAATGAAAAAGAACAGTTTATCTATGTAATCTCAGACTCTGTTGGTGAAACAGCTAATAAATTGACTCAAGCAGCAATGGCTCAATTCCCTGAAAATGAATTCACCGTTTCTCGCTATCCGTTTGTACGTGGCGAAGGAACACTTTTGTCTATTCTTGATAATGCACGTAAAGAAAATGCTATGATTGTCCATACATTGATTACTGATGATTTAAGTACAATTGCTCGTGACTACTGTCAAGAAAATGAATTATTTTGCTTTGATTTATTAAATCCAATGGTAGATGAAATCTTTAAACGAACAGGTACTATCCCAACAAAAGAACCTGGTGCTTTACATCAATTAAATGATAACTATTTTCATCGGATTAGCGCAATTGAATTTGCTGTTAAATATGATGATGGTAAAGATCCAAAGGGATTTTTAGAAGCGGATATCGTTATTCTTGGAGTTTCTAGAACATCTAAAACACCATTGAGTATGTTTTTAGCAAATAAAAATCTTAAAGTAGCTAATTTGCCATTAATTCCAGAATCCCATATCCCAGATCAGCTTTGGAAAGTAAACGCGAAGAAAATTGTTGGATTAACTAATGATCCTGAATTATTAAATTCTATTCGTCGTGAACGGATGATCGCCTATGGCTTAAATCCTGATACAGCATATTCTGACAAAGATCGTATCAACGAAGAACTAGAATTCGCTCAAAATCTTTATGATAAATTAGGTTGTTTAGTGATTAATGTTTCTACCAAATCAATTGAAGAAACGGCAGCTATTATTTTGGAAACATTACAACTTGATGACATGAGTTATGATAACTAA
- a CDS encoding response regulator transcription factor, giving the protein MRKVLIVEDDNDINKLLSEFLIAEGYFVRSAFSGTEVQFYTDQTQFDLILLDLMLPGINGEEIIQVIRRNEQTPIIVISAKSDKETKIEVLKSGADDFVTKPFDLDILLARIEATLRRSVAQSSETISEFTHKGILLQTESRKVYLNKQPLKLTNFEFDILALLLSNPKKVFTKSNIFESVWQEESLVGDDGTVSVHISHLRTKFSKISPDNAYIDTVWGIGFKMNDD; this is encoded by the coding sequence ATGAGAAAAGTCTTAATCGTCGAAGATGATAATGATATTAATAAGCTGTTATCTGAATTTTTAATAGCTGAAGGTTATTTTGTAAGATCCGCATTTTCAGGAACAGAAGTTCAATTTTATACAGATCAAACACAATTTGATTTAATTCTTCTAGATTTAATGCTACCCGGAATAAATGGGGAAGAAATCATTCAAGTAATTAGAAGAAATGAACAAACCCCCATCATTGTGATTTCTGCTAAATCAGATAAAGAAACAAAAATTGAAGTATTAAAATCTGGAGCAGATGATTTTGTTACTAAACCATTTGATTTAGATATTCTTTTAGCAAGAATTGAAGCTACATTAAGACGTAGTGTTGCTCAGTCTTCTGAAACAATTTCTGAATTTACTCATAAAGGAATTCTTTTACAAACAGAAAGTCGCAAAGTTTACTTAAATAAACAACCATTAAAGCTAACAAATTTTGAATTTGATATTTTAGCTTTACTTCTTTCAAATCCTAAAAAAGTTTTCACGAAAAGCAATATTTTTGAAAGTGTTTGGCAAGAAGAATCTTTGGTCGGTGATGATGGCACAGTTAGTGTTCATATCAGTCATTTACGAACTAAATTTTCTAAAATCAGTCCCGATAATGCCTATATTGATACTGTCTGGGGAATTGGGTTCAAAATGAATGATGACTAG
- the psiE gene encoding phosphate-starvation-inducible protein PsiE, with protein sequence MNFDGKKYITRIAKMLRLLLNSALVVLGIVLAYCLAKEVIYIFLMIVANGHHDYYALIQEILVFFLYFEFISLVVKYFESDYHFPLDYFIYIGITAVIRIIITNHGSPVNSLILSGAIVVLLVALVIVKRNNLDDNK encoded by the coding sequence ATGAATTTTGATGGAAAAAAGTATATAACACGAATTGCAAAAATGTTACGTCTGTTGTTGAATAGTGCTTTAGTTGTATTAGGAATTGTTTTAGCTTATTGTTTGGCTAAAGAGGTCATTTATATATTTCTAATGATTGTGGCTAATGGTCATCACGATTACTACGCATTAATTCAAGAAATTCTCGTATTTTTCTTATATTTTGAATTTATTTCTCTTGTAGTTAAATACTTTGAATCGGACTATCATTTTCCTCTAGATTATTTCATTTACATCGGCATCACCGCGGTCATCCGAATTATCATTACGAATCATGGAAGTCCAGTGAATTCACTTATTTTATCAGGTGCAATTGTCGTACTATTAGTAGCCCTAGTGATTGTTAAACGAAATAATTTAGATGATAACAAATAA
- a CDS encoding sensor histidine kinase, which produces MRKQINQLSLSLKTIATRSTNERLRLTSGQKELAELIRQINQQLDKEQEARLLIDEEALLLKQAMTNMSHDLRTPLTSILGYLKLAEKKNTSLEEQQRYLDVVKSKTINLQYLIEQFFELSRIESKILEVSTVQIEVTTILQDVLASYYEDFIQKQIVPNIKIPEHLVWAIGDTEALRRIFNNLLQNMLKHNASSVFISIEENFSKEKVTFILKNHADNLKQEDISQLFNRFYTADRMRSGQNTGLGLTIVKELVTKMNGEIFASLEEQNLVIQIDLLMKNSYPILK; this is translated from the coding sequence ATGAGAAAACAAATCAATCAATTAAGCCTCTCTCTAAAAACAATTGCAACCCGCAGCACGAATGAACGTTTGCGCTTAACTTCTGGACAGAAAGAATTAGCCGAGTTGATTCGCCAAATTAATCAACAATTGGATAAAGAACAAGAGGCTCGTTTATTAATCGATGAAGAGGCGCTTTTATTGAAGCAAGCTATGACGAATATGTCCCATGATCTCAGAACCCCACTTACTTCAATTTTAGGTTATTTAAAATTAGCTGAAAAAAAAAATACCAGTTTGGAAGAACAACAACGTTATTTAGATGTTGTAAAAAGTAAAACCATTAATTTACAATATCTAATCGAGCAATTCTTTGAGCTATCACGGATTGAATCAAAGATTTTAGAAGTATCTACTGTACAGATTGAAGTTACAACGATTCTTCAAGATGTTTTAGCAAGCTATTATGAAGACTTTATCCAAAAACAGATTGTACCCAACATTAAGATTCCAGAGCATTTAGTCTGGGCTATTGGTGATACTGAAGCATTGCGACGTATCTTCAATAACCTTTTACAAAATATGTTAAAGCACAACGCATCTAGTGTTTTCATTTCTATAGAAGAAAATTTCAGTAAAGAAAAAGTTACGTTTATTCTTAAAAATCATGCAGATAATTTAAAACAAGAAGATATTTCGCAACTATTTAATCGCTTTTATACTGCAGATCGTATGCGCAGTGGACAAAATACCGGTTTAGGCCTAACGATTGTTAAAGAATTAGTTACAAAAATGAATGGTGAAATCTTCGCTAGTTTAGAGGAACAAAATTTAGTTATTCAAATTGATCTTTTAATGAAAAATAGTTATCCAATTCTAAAATAA
- a CDS encoding ABC transporter permease, producing MWLLIKSDFYRYTRGKKWIGLLITLFVISLISIISYYYMPVLLDSISDPNDPALDSQTLEESQEIRREIREGTVPVYLKVAGGNTLWVVLVIILVSVNFLVTDFKSSIFKISFSFGISRWQIYLAKYLFGVLSILLILSFYHLTSLVLSCLLFKIKESFFYYLFRTIQVIIIQLPLLLAVFAVCMGWVYLLKSKLKIYGVIFIGALLLLPIQMKLAEYFPKSINVLDRFKILSNIGKIGNWENHSFDYFASNLIVFVFYSLIFLTIGWISFKKYDVSS from the coding sequence GTGTGGCTCCTAATTAAGTCTGATTTTTATCGTTATACACGAGGGAAAAAATGGATTGGATTATTAATTACTCTCTTTGTTATTTCATTAATCAGTATTATCAGTTACTATTACATGCCCGTTTTACTTGATTCTATATCTGATCCAAATGATCCTGCTTTAGATTCCCAAACCCTTGAAGAAAGTCAAGAAATTCGCCGTGAAATCAGAGAAGGTACGGTTCCAGTTTATTTGAAAGTTGCTGGTGGCAATACACTTTGGGTAGTCTTAGTTATTATTTTAGTTAGCGTAAACTTTTTAGTCACTGATTTCAAATCGTCTATCTTTAAGATTAGCTTTTCTTTTGGAATTTCTCGATGGCAAATTTATCTAGCTAAATATTTATTTGGTGTTTTAAGCATTCTCTTAATTTTAAGCTTTTATCATCTAACTTCATTAGTTCTTAGTTGCCTTCTTTTTAAAATTAAAGAATCTTTTTTCTATTATTTATTTAGAACTATCCAAGTGATCATCATTCAACTCCCCTTACTTTTAGCAGTTTTTGCAGTGTGTATGGGCTGGGTTTACTTGTTGAAAAGCAAGTTGAAAATCTATGGTGTTATTTTCATTGGTGCTCTGCTTTTACTACCCATTCAAATGAAGTTAGCAGAATACTTTCCAAAATCTATTAATGTTCTGGACCGGTTTAAAATCCTTTCAAATATTGGGAAAATTGGGAATTGGGAAAATCATTCTTTCGATTATTTTGCTTCAAATCTAATCGTATTTGTTTTCTACAGTTTAATTTTCTTAACAATTGGTTGGATTAGCTTTAAAAAATATGATGTTAGTTCTTAA
- a CDS encoding pyruvate, water dikinase regulatory protein, with protein MSKNPVIYVLSDSIGETAQNVVSAVLVQFPTLKITDIRRYPFIEDKTMLNDILNEALKENGVIVHTLVTATFVELVTKFCQETGLSYVDVMSPLTNVIHAKTGIAPKEEPGALHKLDEHYFNRVSAIEFAVKYDDGKDPRSFLLADYIILGISRTSKTPLSMYLANRNYKVANLPLIPEAILPKELFEVDPSKIIGLTSSSEALKKIRTSRLRSLGLNEDSSYSSEERILEELTYAERIYHELGIKVINVEHRAIEETAALIYESY; from the coding sequence ATGAGTAAGAATCCCGTTATTTATGTTTTATCTGATTCTATTGGCGAAACTGCCCAAAACGTAGTTTCAGCTGTGTTAGTTCAATTTCCAACATTAAAAATTACGGATATCCGCCGTTACCCATTTATTGAAGATAAAACCATGTTAAATGATATTTTAAACGAAGCGCTAAAAGAAAATGGCGTAATTGTACATACTTTAGTAACTGCAACATTTGTTGAACTTGTTACTAAATTTTGTCAAGAAACCGGCCTCTCTTATGTTGATGTTATGAGTCCATTAACCAATGTGATTCATGCCAAAACAGGCATTGCGCCTAAAGAAGAACCTGGTGCCTTGCATAAACTTGATGAGCATTATTTCAATCGAGTATCTGCGATTGAATTTGCTGTCAAATATGATGATGGTAAAGATCCAAGAAGCTTTTTATTAGCAGATTACATTATTTTAGGTATTTCTCGTACATCGAAAACACCCTTAAGTATGTATTTAGCAAATCGAAACTACAAAGTTGCCAATTTACCTTTGATACCCGAAGCGATTTTACCAAAAGAACTTTTTGAAGTTGATCCTAGTAAAATCATCGGTTTAACGAGTAGTTCTGAAGCCTTAAAAAAAATCAGAACCTCCCGCCTTCGTTCACTTGGTTTAAACGAAGATTCTAGCTATTCAAGTGAAGAGCGAATTTTGGAAGAGCTTACCTATGCAGAGCGAATTTACCATGAGCTTGGCATTAAAGTGATCAATGTAGAGCATCGGGCTATCGAAGAAACAGCCGCTTTAATCTACGAATCTTATTAA